Proteins from one Patescibacteria group bacterium genomic window:
- a CDS encoding S24 family peptidase, with translation MHPIQKRLLKLSQSKNLAQISLRAIAKLINRPKESPQKIKHHLQQLQKKGFFTIDRTRGIIKRTVMDSSLARGVVKKAKKLFSIPIINLLSYDPNNIFSEDNIEGFLRISNKFIKKAIPQGLFAVKVNDNSLHNNKINGKRIEEGDYVIIDTKEQKAKNNDIILVLLEDYIGLKKYLLNFANNEILLTSGAKSDREPIYLHPDDNIKIGGKVITVLKN, from the coding sequence ATGCATCCTATTCAGAAACGTCTCTTAAAGCTTTCTCAATCCAAAAATTTAGCGCAAATAAGCCTCAGAGCAATTGCGAAACTTATTAATAGGCCAAAGGAATCGCCGCAAAAGATTAAACATCATTTACAGCAACTGCAAAAGAAAGGATTCTTTACTATTGATCGGACTCGAGGAATTATAAAACGTACAGTAATGGACTCATCATTAGCTCGTGGTGTTGTAAAGAAAGCAAAGAAATTATTTTCAATACCTATTATTAACTTATTGTCGTACGATCCGAATAATATATTTTCAGAAGATAATATTGAGGGATTTTTACGAATCTCAAATAAATTTATAAAGAAGGCTATTCCCCAAGGATTATTTGCTGTAAAAGTAAACGATAATTCATTACACAATAATAAGATCAATGGTAAAAGAATAGAGGAAGGGGATTATGTTATTATTGATACGAAAGAGCAAAAAGCTAAAAATAATGATATTATTTTAGTACTTCTCGAAGATTATATAGGATTAAAAAAATATTTATTAAATTTTGCTAATAATGAAATATTGCTTACCAGTGGGGCAAAAAGTGATCGCGAACCTATTTATTTGCACCCGGATGATAATATTAAAATTGGTGGTAAAGTAATAACTGTTTTAAAAAATTAG
- a CDS encoding polyhydroxyalkanoic acid system family protein — protein MPRINETLSHSLSLNEAKKRITQLIPRLKEAHGDQISEVSEYWQENTNSFSFQIMGFNISGSIRVMDSTVEITGKLPFTAGLFKGKIINAIHTEGTKLLS, from the coding sequence ATGCCGCGAATTAACGAAACATTAAGTCATTCATTGAGTTTAAATGAAGCAAAAAAAAGAATCACACAACTTATCCCCCGCCTTAAAGAGGCCCATGGTGACCAGATTAGTGAGGTTTCTGAATACTGGCAAGAAAACACCAACTCGTTCAGCTTTCAAATCATGGGATTTAATATTTCTGGTTCAATCCGTGTTATGGATTCAACTGTTGAAATAACTGGTAAGCTACCTTTTACGGCCGGGTTATTTAAGGGTAAAATCATCAATGCTATTCACACCGAGGGAACAAAGCTTCTTTCGTAA
- the rpoD gene encoding RNA polymerase sigma factor RpoD, with protein sequence MPKKKKKNKKRKSKSSKKKTTKKKRTSNKKKKTQKRKSRKKKKTTKKRKRYKRQDFPKKEVEKLIKKGLSRGFVTETEILYLLSDLEDYIQEYEATLDRFERQGITIVENPVSILDADKEDGVLDKIIKGKDARRFDLGDISNDSIQMYLREIGKVSLLKAEEEVALAKRKERGDLEAEKKLVEANLRLVVSIAKKFTGRSLSLLDLIQEGNIGLFRAVEKFDYRKGYKFSTYATWWIRQAITRALADQSRTIRIPVHMVETINRFQQIQRQLIQDLGREPLPEEISAEMDEPIDKVRHIMKISQDTVSLETSVGDDEEDSTLGDFIEDLKTVTPDRVASLQLLKDHVKDIIKELTPREQKILEMRFGLVDGVAHTLEEVGREFGVTRERIRQIEAKALEKIQEHGDMKKLKDY encoded by the coding sequence ATGCCTAAAAAAAAGAAAAAAAATAAAAAAAGAAAATCCAAATCTTCTAAAAAGAAAACCACAAAGAAAAAAAGAACGAGCAATAAGAAAAAAAAGACTCAGAAAAGAAAATCAAGAAAAAAGAAAAAAACTACCAAGAAAAGAAAAAGATATAAAAGACAAGATTTTCCCAAAAAAGAGGTAGAGAAATTGATTAAAAAGGGTCTTTCAAGAGGTTTTGTCACCGAAACAGAAATACTTTATTTACTCAGTGATTTAGAGGATTATATTCAAGAATATGAAGCCACTTTAGATAGATTTGAAAGGCAGGGTATTACTATTGTCGAAAACCCGGTTAGTATTTTGGACGCTGACAAGGAAGACGGTGTTTTAGATAAAATTATAAAAGGTAAAGACGCCAGACGTTTTGATTTAGGGGATATTTCCAATGATTCTATACAAATGTATTTGCGGGAAATTGGTAAAGTGTCACTTTTAAAAGCTGAAGAGGAAGTGGCCTTGGCTAAAAGAAAAGAAAGAGGCGATCTGGAAGCTGAAAAGAAATTAGTTGAAGCCAATCTTCGTTTAGTTGTTTCTATTGCTAAAAAATTTACCGGTCGTTCTTTATCTTTACTTGACTTAATTCAAGAGGGCAATATTGGTTTGTTTAGAGCCGTGGAAAAATTTGATTATCGTAAAGGCTATAAATTTTCTACTTACGCTACTTGGTGGATTCGTCAAGCTATCACTCGCGCTTTAGCTGACCAGTCAAGGACTATTAGAATTCCGGTGCATATGGTGGAAACTATAAATCGCTTTCAGCAGATTCAAAGACAGCTTATTCAGGATCTGGGACGTGAGCCTTTACCGGAAGAAATTTCGGCGGAAATGGATGAACCGATTGATAAGGTACGTCATATTATGAAAATTTCCCAGGATACTGTTTCTTTAGAAACCTCGGTTGGTGATGATGAAGAAGACTCGACCTTGGGAGACTTTATTGAAGACTTAAAAACAGTAACCCCGGATCGGGTGGCCTCTTTACAACTTTTAAAAGATCATGTAAAAGATATAATAAAGGAATTAACGCCCAGGGAACAGAAAATTTTGGAAATGCGTTTTGGTTTAGTCGATGGAGTGGCCCATACTTTGGAAGAAGTGGGTAGAGAGTTTGGAGTCACTCGTGAACGTATTCGCCAGATTGAAGCCAAGGCTTTGGAAAAGATTCAGGAACATGGAGATATGAAGAAATTGAAAGATTACTAA
- the dnaG gene encoding DNA primase has product MPDNQVEEIKQRLNISEVVSEYIKLTPAGVNYKAKCPFHDDKTPSFMVSDDKQIFHCFGCGQGGDIFTFVQEMEGVEFPEALKILAKKAGVQLRPLDPARQNKKTQQLEINKWAGAYFVKVLEDSKQAEAARDYLKKRGLEKETAEDFKLGFALDKWDDLHDFLRGRGYAEEDIFQAGLSIKKQKGTGHFDRFRARLMFPISDVHGNIIGFTGRLLEEKENEPKYMNTPQTLVYNKSYTLYGIDRAKMAIKENKLAVIVEGNMDVLASYQAGVKNVVASSGTALTAEQIKLLKRYTKDIAFCFDQDAAGQEATRRGLDQALGQDVNVKIIELPFGKDPDECIQKDPNLWQKAAKNPVSVMEYFFNLAEKNYDLSQVEDKKKASQLLLPLISKLFDPIEQSHYLQKLADLVHVDEEILREAINKVKEKPYKTREKGENSPKNPENQKKERYQMLSERIIGLSLKFSEYIPLITQELEEEAIFHDLRTLYKKLKIYYDEKQKFDYEDFIKRIKASNPDFLSKIDVIILSVEKDFAQVNDNDVIKNEIRNILEALKKNHICRNLKEVGHKIKTLEKEGKNCPDKLIQEFNLLTEKLKKIN; this is encoded by the coding sequence ATGCCTGATAATCAAGTCGAAGAAATCAAGCAACGGCTTAATATCTCTGAAGTAGTTTCAGAATATATTAAGCTCACTCCAGCTGGAGTCAATTATAAAGCTAAGTGTCCCTTTCACGACGATAAGACACCGTCTTTTATGGTTTCTGATGATAAACAAATTTTTCATTGCTTTGGCTGTGGTCAGGGCGGGGATATTTTTACTTTTGTTCAGGAAATGGAAGGGGTTGAATTCCCGGAAGCTTTGAAAATTTTAGCCAAAAAAGCCGGGGTTCAGCTAAGGCCTCTTGATCCAGCCAGACAAAATAAAAAAACACAACAGCTAGAGATAAATAAATGGGCTGGCGCTTATTTTGTAAAAGTCTTGGAAGATTCTAAACAGGCTGAAGCAGCCCGAGATTATTTAAAAAAAAGGGGACTAGAAAAAGAGACCGCAGAAGATTTTAAACTGGGCTTTGCTTTGGATAAATGGGATGATTTGCATGACTTTCTGCGAGGCAGGGGGTACGCTGAAGAAGATATTTTTCAGGCCGGACTAAGCATTAAAAAACAAAAAGGGACCGGACATTTTGATCGCTTTCGAGCCAGATTGATGTTTCCGATTAGTGATGTTCACGGTAATATTATTGGTTTTACGGGCCGACTCTTGGAAGAAAAGGAAAATGAGCCCAAATACATGAATACCCCCCAGACCTTAGTTTATAATAAAAGTTACACTCTTTATGGTATTGACAGAGCTAAGATGGCCATTAAAGAAAATAAATTAGCTGTAATTGTTGAGGGCAATATGGATGTTTTAGCCAGTTATCAGGCCGGAGTGAAAAATGTAGTCGCTTCTTCGGGTACGGCTTTAACGGCTGAACAAATTAAACTTTTAAAAAGATATACTAAAGATATTGCTTTTTGCTTTGACCAAGACGCCGCTGGCCAAGAAGCTACTCGCCGGGGCCTGGATCAGGCCTTGGGACAGGATGTTAACGTTAAAATTATTGAACTGCCCTTTGGCAAAGACCCGGATGAGTGTATTCAAAAAGACCCTAATCTCTGGCAAAAAGCGGCTAAAAACCCAGTTTCCGTGATGGAATACTTTTTTAATCTGGCTGAAAAAAATTATGATTTATCGCAAGTAGAAGATAAAAAAAAGGCCAGTCAACTTTTATTGCCCTTGATAAGCAAATTATTTGATCCGATTGAACAAAGTCATTATCTACAAAAACTGGCTGATTTAGTGCATGTAGATGAAGAGATTTTAAGGGAAGCAATTAATAAAGTTAAAGAAAAACCTTATAAAACCAGAGAAAAAGGGGAAAATTCTCCCAAAAACCCAGAAAACCAAAAAAAAGAAAGATACCAGATGCTTTCTGAAAGAATAATAGGCTTGAGTTTGAAATTTTCGGAGTATATTCCCTTAATAACCCAGGAATTAGAAGAAGAAGCTATTTTTCATGATCTACGCACCCTTTACAAAAAGCTCAAAATTTACTATGATGAAAAGCAGAAGTTTGATTATGAGGATTTTATAAAGCGTATTAAAGCCTCAAATCCTGATTTCTTGTCTAAAATTGACGTGATTATTCTTTCAGTTGAGAAGGATTTTGCCCAAGTTAATGATAATGATGTTATAAAAAATGAAATCAGAAATATATTGGAGGCCTTGAAAAAAAATCATATTTGCCGAAATTTAAAAGAAGTGGGACATAAAATTAAGACCTTAGAAAAAGAAGGAAAAAATTGTCCCGATAAATTGATTCAAGAATTTAATCTTTTGACCGAAAAATTGAAAAAAATTAATTAA
- a CDS encoding desulfoferrodoxin: MTELKQVYKCAVCGNIVEVLHTGVGELVCCGQPMDGPQAKTEDEGQEKHVPVIEKTDNGVKVRIGSDPHPMEEKHYIEWIELVCGDNIRRKVLEPGDKPEAEFCLKEPEKEIFARQYCNIHGLWKS; encoded by the coding sequence ATGACTGAACTAAAACAGGTTTACAAATGCGCTGTTTGTGGTAATATAGTGGAAGTCCTGCACACTGGCGTCGGTGAATTAGTTTGCTGCGGCCAGCCCATGGATGGGCCACAAGCTAAAACCGAAGACGAGGGCCAAGAAAAACATGTGCCGGTAATTGAAAAAACTGATAACGGCGTTAAAGTAAGAATTGGCTCAGACCCTCATCCCATGGAAGAGAAGCACTATATTGAATGGATTGAGCTGGTTTGCGGTGATAATATCCGTAGAAAAGTACTTGAACCGGGAGATAAGCCCGAGGCAGAGTTTTGTTTAAAAGAACCAGAAAAAGAAATATTTGCCCGCCAGTACTGTAATATACACGGTTTGTGGAAGAGCTAG
- a CDS encoding ferritin family protein: MNKTIENLAKAFIGESQARNRYNLYAKQAKKEGFEQIAGIFNETAEQEKQHAKWDFTMMKEVMDKEGVKEEALNVEAEAPAVLGTTEENLQAAINGENYEHVTMYPEFAEQAEKDGYPDVAVRLRSIAKAEEHHEERYQKLLKEVKAGSVFKKNEKVWWFCRECGYRHFGEEPPKECPSCSHPQAYFQLKCEEY, translated from the coding sequence ATGAACAAAACCATTGAAAATCTCGCCAAGGCCTTTATTGGTGAGTCGCAGGCCAGGAATCGTTATAATCTGTACGCTAAGCAGGCTAAAAAAGAAGGCTTTGAACAAATTGCCGGAATTTTTAATGAAACAGCCGAGCAGGAAAAACAGCATGCTAAATGGGATTTTACCATGATGAAAGAAGTGATGGATAAAGAGGGGGTAAAAGAAGAGGCTTTGAATGTCGAAGCCGAAGCGCCGGCTGTTTTAGGCACCACCGAAGAAAACCTACAAGCGGCTATCAATGGGGAAAATTACGAGCATGTGACTATGTACCCGGAATTTGCCGAGCAGGCCGAAAAAGACGGTTATCCAGATGTAGCGGTGCGTTTAAGAAGTATTGCTAAGGCTGAGGAACATCACGAGGAGAGATACCAGAAATTGTTAAAAGAAGTTAAGGCTGGATCCGTTTTTAAGAAAAATGAAAAAGTCTGGTGGTTTTGCCGCGAATGCGGTTATAGGCACTTTGGCGAAGAACCGCCCAAGGAGTGCCCTTCTTGTTCGCACCCACAGGCGTACTTTCAACTTAAGTGTGAAGAATACTAA
- a CDS encoding metalloregulator ArsR/SmtB family transcription factor, translated as MNYNCCETKKSKNNLDQTAEFLKIIAEPNRLKILCILQKQEMCVCDIWQHLNLPQNLASHHLKVLKDFKLVKSRKESTKVIYSVNSQTIRKYYSLLSHYINN; from the coding sequence ATGAATTACAACTGTTGTGAAACTAAAAAATCAAAAAATAATCTTGACCAAACAGCTGAGTTTTTAAAAATCATCGCCGAGCCAAACCGTTTGAAGATTTTATGTATCCTGCAAAAGCAGGAAATGTGCGTCTGCGATATTTGGCAACATCTAAATTTACCCCAAAATTTGGCTTCACACCACTTGAAAGTATTAAAAGACTTTAAGCTGGTTAAATCAAGAAAAGAAAGTACCAAAGTAATTTACAGTGTTAACTCCCAAACAATAAGAAAATATTATTCACTTTTATCTCATTATATTAATAACTAA
- a CDS encoding thioredoxin family protein, which translates to MTIKILGTGCPNCQTLEKNAKKAVAELGLEDIQIEHEYDIAKITEYGVMSTPAIVVDDQVKTAGRIPDVEEIKGWLK; encoded by the coding sequence ATGACTATCAAAATTTTGGGTACTGGCTGCCCTAATTGCCAGACATTAGAAAAAAACGCCAAAAAAGCCGTGGCAGAACTTGGCCTGGAAGACATTCAGATTGAACACGAATATGACATCGCTAAAATTACTGAATACGGGGTTATGTCCACGCCAGCTATTGTGGTTGACGATCAGGTTAAGACGGCCGGCCGGATTCCCGATGTGGAAGAAATAAAAGGCTGGCTTAAGTAA
- a CDS encoding permease yields the protein MNKEIKIFILLLGLFLLFYFMPMESAFFTGAILSGFKLLNEYAREHVLTCLLPAFFIAGAISVFVKKDFILKYLGGQAKKVVSYSLASVSGAILAVCSCTILPLFAGIRKRGAGLGPAITFLFSGPAINIAAMFLTLSVLGLNIGLARIISAIFLSILVGLSMHLIFREKTEAGGLYTEEYKEIKIGKKVLIVFFVAMIGVLIVNGLQIDKFLKFGLMILLALITAGIAIFKFHQETSREWLKETWSFTKMLLPILFIGVFVAGFIMPFLPQELIEKIVGSNSITGNFVASIFGAFMYFSTLTEIPILQALIAKGMHQGPVLALLLAGPSLSLPNMLVVRGVLGNKKTAVYVLLVVFYSTLAGLIFGGIM from the coding sequence ATGAACAAAGAAATTAAAATTTTTATCCTGCTCTTAGGGCTGTTTTTATTATTCTACTTCATGCCTATGGAGTCAGCTTTTTTCACCGGAGCCATTCTCTCTGGTTTTAAATTATTAAACGAATACGCCCGCGAGCATGTTCTAACTTGTTTGCTGCCGGCTTTTTTTATCGCCGGGGCCATTTCCGTATTTGTAAAAAAAGACTTTATTTTGAAATATTTGGGCGGGCAAGCTAAAAAGGTTGTTTCTTATTCACTAGCTTCGGTATCAGGGGCGATTTTAGCGGTTTGCTCTTGCACCATATTGCCGTTGTTTGCCGGCATCAGAAAAAGAGGAGCCGGACTGGGACCGGCTATTACTTTTCTTTTTTCCGGTCCGGCCATTAACATTGCCGCTATGTTTTTAACCTTATCCGTATTAGGGCTTAATATCGGCTTAGCCCGAATCATTTCCGCCATTTTCTTATCAATTTTAGTCGGGCTTTCCATGCATTTGATATTTAGAGAAAAAACAGAAGCTGGCGGATTATATACCGAAGAATATAAAGAAATAAAAATCGGTAAAAAAGTTCTAATTGTATTTTTTGTGGCCATGATTGGGGTTTTAATTGTTAATGGATTGCAAATAGACAAATTTCTAAAATTTGGCTTGATGATTTTATTGGCATTGATCACCGCCGGAATCGCTATTTTCAAATTCCATCAAGAAACTAGCAGGGAATGGCTCAAAGAAACCTGGTCTTTCACTAAAATGCTGTTGCCGATTTTGTTTATCGGCGTATTTGTGGCCGGTTTTATCATGCCGTTTTTACCACAAGAGCTGATTGAGAAAATAGTCGGCTCCAATTCAATCACTGGTAATTTCGTCGCTTCTATATTCGGAGCCTTTATGTATTTTTCCACTTTGACCGAAATTCCTATTTTACAAGCTTTAATTGCTAAAGGAATGCATCAAGGACCAGTTTTGGCTTTACTTTTAGCCGGACCGTCTTTGAGCTTGCCAAATATGCTGGTGGTGAGAGGGGTTTTAGGCAATAAAAAAACCGCGGTTTATGTTTTATTAGTGGTATTTTATTCAACCCTGGCCGGCTTAATCTTTGGAGGGATAATGTAA
- a CDS encoding nitrophenyl compound nitroreductase subunit ArsF family protein yields the protein MKKMIKRLLFIGLFAALFVTAGCASDPSNQNNSEDNLSWMNRNAGPAEQIEVVHFHATQQCWSCITVGEYALKTIKEKFPEEYKNETIVFKDVNGELPENSALVKKYQASGSSLFINAIKDGKDNIQEDINVWRYVSNESQFISYFEKKLKGLLE from the coding sequence ATGAAGAAAATGATAAAAAGACTTTTATTTATCGGCCTATTTGCGGCTTTATTTGTTACCGCCGGCTGTGCTAGTGATCCTTCTAATCAAAATAATTCAGAAGATAATTTATCTTGGATGAACAGAAACGCCGGTCCAGCCGAACAAATTGAAGTGGTCCATTTCCACGCCACCCAGCAGTGCTGGTCGTGTATCACCGTCGGTGAATACGCTTTAAAAACCATTAAGGAAAAGTTTCCCGAGGAATACAAAAACGAAACAATAGTTTTTAAGGACGTTAACGGCGAATTACCGGAAAACAGCGCCCTGGTCAAAAAATATCAGGCTAGTGGCTCCTCTCTTTTTATCAATGCCATAAAAGACGGGAAAGATAATATTCAGGAAGACATCAATGTCTGGCGGTACGTCAGCAATGAAAGTCAGTTTATTAGTTATTTTGAAAAGAAATTAAAAGGTTTATTAGAATGA
- a CDS encoding 4Fe-4S binding protein, with protein MRKKSAKKAKWFPRIDKDKCTQCLACVNFCANGVYAEKNGKPAVIKPENCVIGCRGCEKICPVGAISHPCRKGA; from the coding sequence ATGAGAAAAAAATCAGCCAAAAAAGCAAAATGGTTTCCCAGGATAGATAAAGACAAATGCACTCAGTGTCTGGCCTGCGTCAATTTCTGCGCCAATGGCGTTTATGCGGAAAAAAACGGAAAACCCGCCGTGATAAAACCTGAAAATTGCGTTATCGGCTGTCGGGGTTGTGAAAAAATTTGTCCAGTTGGCGCCATTTCACATCCTTGCCGAAAAGGCGCTTAA
- a CDS encoding aromatic aminobenezylarsenical efflux permease ArsG family transporter: MDFINALIDNYNIPLLSAFLLGILTSISPCPLATNITAIAFISRKIKTVKKTLLNGLFYTLGRGLSYTLLATLIYFGLSSFQISRIFQGWGDKVLGPVLIIIGLIMFGIIKIKIGGQSEKVEKIKEWLSHKGYLGSLLLGMLFALAFCPYSGVLFFGALIPLAIGSAEGLLLPPVFALGTGLPVIVFAFLIAFSMKKVSQAFQVMQKVEKVMRYIVASVFLVAGLYYLQYLVKYLIHL, from the coding sequence ATGGATTTTATAAACGCTTTAATTGATAATTACAATATTCCCCTACTATCAGCCTTTCTACTGGGTATTTTGACTTCCATCAGCCCTTGCCCCTTAGCTACTAACATCACCGCTATTGCCTTTATTTCCCGAAAAATAAAAACAGTTAAAAAAACCCTGCTCAATGGCCTCTTTTACACTTTAGGCCGAGGCCTCAGCTACACCCTCTTAGCCACTTTAATTTATTTTGGGCTGTCGTCTTTTCAGATATCCCGGATTTTTCAGGGCTGGGGCGATAAGGTTTTGGGGCCGGTTTTAATTATTATCGGTCTTATTATGTTCGGCATTATAAAAATAAAAATTGGCGGCCAAAGCGAAAAAGTTGAAAAGATCAAAGAATGGCTCTCCCACAAAGGCTATCTCGGCTCGCTTTTGCTGGGTATGTTATTTGCGCTGGCTTTTTGTCCTTATAGCGGGGTGCTTTTTTTCGGAGCCCTTATTCCCTTGGCTATCGGTTCCGCCGAGGGGCTTTTGCTGCCGCCGGTTTTTGCCCTGGGCACAGGCCTGCCAGTCATTGTGTTCGCCTTCCTAATCGCTTTTTCCATGAAAAAAGTCAGCCAAGCTTTTCAAGTGATGCAAAAGGTTGAAAAAGTGATGCGTTATATCGTGGCCAGCGTGTTTTTAGTGGCTGGTCTTTATTATTTGCAGTATTTGGTTAAATATTTGATTCATCTATGA
- a CDS encoding permease, whose product MISNAFVFIAVSIFLTLISFFLDKEKTISGLKRGLKMFRSIAIPFLNILILVSLALYLIPQSVIVKYLGANSGIMGLLLAAVVGSITLIPGPISYPIAAALIKQGASYMTVATLMTTMMMVGVVTFPLEAKYFGNKIAFIRNTLNFVIAILIGVLVGIIFLIK is encoded by the coding sequence ATGATTAGCAATGCTTTTGTTTTCATCGCTGTTTCAATCTTCCTAACGCTTATTTCCTTTTTTCTTGATAAAGAAAAAACAATTTCAGGCTTGAAAAGAGGCTTAAAGATGTTCAGAAGTATTGCCATTCCGTTTTTAAACATTTTGATTTTAGTCAGCTTGGCTTTGTACTTAATTCCGCAGTCGGTTATTGTTAAATACTTGGGGGCTAACTCGGGGATTATGGGCCTGCTTTTGGCGGCTGTTGTCGGGTCAATTACTTTAATTCCCGGTCCTATTTCCTATCCCATTGCCGCCGCTTTAATCAAACAAGGCGCTTCTTATATGACGGTGGCTACTCTTATGACAACAATGATGATGGTGGGAGTGGTAACTTTTCCGCTAGAGGCAAAATATTTTGGCAATAAAATTGCGTTTATCAGAAATACGCTAAATTTTGTAATTGCTATTTTGATTGGCGTATTGGTTGGAATAATTTTTTTAATAAAATGA
- a CDS encoding permease, whose amino-acid sequence MKNSIKKHKRYIWLTGYLIATLISFFLGFNPGKEVFGNFTKFFIEMVTFIPFLFIIIGLFDVWFPKEKIEKHIGQESGIKGMFLVIILAMLQAGPLYGAFPVAYILYKKGASIKNIFIYLGAFSSLKIPMLGIEIGYLGINFTLARTLVSLPLFIAVGYLMEWYLKNKKFKINKV is encoded by the coding sequence ATGAAAAATTCAATTAAAAAACATAAACGATATATTTGGCTGACTGGCTATTTAATAGCCACTCTCATCTCATTCTTTTTGGGATTTAATCCCGGCAAAGAAGTTTTTGGCAATTTCACCAAATTTTTTATAGAAATGGTAACTTTTATCCCGTTTTTGTTTATTATCATCGGTTTGTTTGATGTTTGGTTTCCCAAAGAAAAAATTGAAAAGCATATTGGCCAAGAATCGGGCATAAAAGGAATGTTTTTAGTGATTATTTTGGCTATGCTTCAAGCCGGCCCACTTTACGGCGCTTTTCCAGTGGCTTATATCCTTTACAAAAAAGGCGCCAGTATTAAAAATATCTTTATTTATTTGGGTGCGTTTTCTTCCCTGAAAATTCCCATGCTCGGAATAGAAATTGGTTATTTGGGAATAAATTTTACTTTGGCCCGAACCTTAGTCTCCTTGCCACTTTTTATCGCTGTCGGTTATCTTATGGAATGGTATTTGAAAAATAAAAAATTTAAGATAAATAAAGTTTAA
- a CDS encoding response regulator transcription factor, which produces MREKILIIEDDEKISDLLKLYLEKEGFKVEVAKDGKFGILKFSKENPDLLILDLMLPEVDGLTVARSIRAKSSVPIIMLTAKDEETDKIVGLEIGADDYVTKPFSPKELIARVKAVLRRTYETKNGKPIIKVKDLEINQDKFEVKKNGKNIRLTRREFKLLLALAQSPGKVFSRSELMHSIYLHDDEAIFDRTIDVHVANLRRKLNEKNQNLIMTIKGVGYKLKE; this is translated from the coding sequence ATGCGTGAAAAAATTTTAATAATTGAAGACGACGAAAAAATATCCGATCTTCTCAAGCTTTACTTAGAAAAAGAGGGTTTTAAAGTGGAAGTAGCCAAAGATGGCAAGTTTGGGATTTTGAAATTTTCCAAAGAAAATCCAGACTTATTAATTCTTGACTTAATGTTGCCAGAAGTTGACGGATTAACAGTAGCCCGATCAATCCGCGCTAAAAGTAGTGTGCCGATTATTATGCTCACCGCCAAGGACGAAGAAACGGATAAAATTGTCGGACTTGAAATTGGGGCCGACGATTACGTGACTAAGCCCTTCAGCCCTAAAGAACTAATTGCCAGAGTCAAAGCGGTGTTAAGGCGAACTTATGAAACCAAAAATGGCAAGCCAATAATCAAAGTCAAAGATTTAGAAATTAACCAAGATAAATTTGAAGTAAAAAAGAATGGTAAAAATATTAGATTAACACGCCGAGAATTTAAGCTGCTACTTGCCTTGGCGCAAAGTCCGGGCAAAGTTTTTTCCCGTTCGGAGCTGATGCACTCAATCTATTTGCATGATGATGAGGCGATTTTTGACAGGACTATTGATGTTCATGTTGCTAATTTGCGACGAAAGTTAAATGAGAAAAATCAAAATTTAATAATGACAATCAAAGGAGTGGGTTATAAGCTAAAAGAATGA